The region AGGAGACTCCTGCAGAGCACCCACCCTCCTACCTTCCCCCTTCCCAGGCCAGAGAGGACTCAGGGTGCCACAAGGGGGTTTATTCCAGTCACAGCTTCCAGAGAAACTCAACAATAAATTACATCATTAAATAAACTCCCGCCTGGACCATGCCCCCTTCTGCCCCCTCTCCACATGCTCCCCCAGGAGGCCGTGGAGACTCAGCCAGGCCCACCCCCTGCACTAGGCCATAGGGGAGTGAGCCTCATTAGGACCTCACACGCGAGGGTTGAAGGAGAGTCTCCCCACCCTGGTCCTTGGCCCCCTTGCACTCACTTGCCTGACCTTGACAGCTGGGCAGCTGCTAGTCAGCTGTCTCCTCCGGAGGGTGTGTGTAGGAGGGGGCAATAGCCGCCCTGTGCAGGCCTGTGTACCTAGAGGTGTGTGGGGTTCTCCAGAGATGGGTCCGTCTTAGTCATGTGCAAGACCACGGTGGGGGCCTTATAGTGGCAGTGCGTGCCACGGCCATAGCCCCCCGGGGCCCGGCAGGCCTTCGCACGGGCCCGGCCAGCTGCCATCTTGCGGTGGCATAGGCTCTGCCAGGTCTGGAAAGTCTTGGAGCTCCATACCCAGACACCGCTGGTGATGCCCACCACCAGCGACATGAAGATTTTGAGCATGAAGACAGCCACGGTGGGCACTGAGCCCCCTTGCAGCGAGCAGTCCCTCCGGCCGCCAGGCATGCTGGCTGGGGAACACGGCTGCTCTGTAGCCCGAAGGCGCCAGAAGTCCATGTTGAGGCGCTCATAGACGTAGCACACAATGACGCATGTGGCTGGCACCGTGTAGAGGATGGAGAAGACCCCGATCTTGACCATGAGCTTCTCCAGCTTCTCTGTGTTGGTTCCGCCTGTCTTCATGATCTTGCGGATGTGGAAGAGGGCCACGAAGCCAGTCAGGAGGAAGCTGGTGCCCAGCACCAAGTAGCAGGAGAGGGGCACCAGCACGAAGCCTGTGAGGGCAGCCGCATCCATGCTGGCCACGTAGCAGAGCCCAGTCAGCTCGTCCCCTGCCACCTTGCGCAGAGTCAGGATAATGATGGTCTTGAGGGCTGGCAGGCCCCAGGCTGCCATGTGGAAGTAGCTGCCGTGGGCCTCAATGGCCTCGTGGCCCCATTTCTTGCCGGCTGCCAGGAACCAGGTGAGTGTCAGCACAACCCACCACAGCGAGCTGGCCATGCCGAAGTAGTAGAGCAGCAAAAAGACGAGGGTGCAGCCCGTGTTCTCTAAGCCCTCCTGGATCACGTAGAGCGCACCCGCCTCCTGGTCACAGGCTACGCTCTGGGCCCCGGCCACTGCGCGGATGAGGAAGGCCAGTGAGTAGACGTTGTAGCACATGGACAGGAAAATGATGGGTCGCTCCGGGTACTGGAAACGGTGAGGCTCCAGCAGGAAGGTGAGTACGGTGAAGGCCGTGGAGAAAAAGCACAGCGCTGACCACACGGCCATCCAGACGAGCGCGAAGTCTTTGTCACGCCGCGACCAGAACACCTCGACACCCGGCCCGCAGCGCGGCGCGCAGGAGCGGCTCTTCTCTACGTACTGGAACTTCTCTGGGTTCTCGCAGGTGCCGCCGCCGCCCAGGCCCGGGGCTGCGTCTCCCGGGGGCCGCGCCGGCCGCGGCGCCACCGGCAGCATGCCCAGGCCCTTGTGGGGTTCGGCGGGGCCAGCCGTGGCGTTCTCGGGTGCCTCCATACAAAGCGCGTGGGGGTCGTTGCGCGTGGGCAGCCTGGCGCAGTCCAGCGAGTCCGGCCAGCCAAAGTTGAACTGCTCCATGATGGGCGCACAGCGCAGCCGCGCCTGCTCGCACATGGGCCGGCAAGCGGGTATGGGCGTCGAGACCTGGTCGGTGCACATGGGCGCGTAGAGTGAGCACAGGAAGAAGCGCAGGTGGCTGTGGCACCCGTACTGCACGAGCGGCGCAAACTCCGTCAGCTCGGCGGCTGCCTCGCCTTGCGACGTGTGGCCCAGCAGGTTGGGCATACGGGTCAGGTTGTAGCCGATGCCGCGGCACATGGGGATCTCCACCGCCTGGCACGGCGGTGGCCCGCGCCCGCGCTCCGGGTCGAAGCGGCCGATCTCCAGCGCCGCGCCGCCCGCCGCCAGCAGCTGCCACAGCAGCAGCGCCGGGCGGAGCGGCCGCACAGCCATCCCGGGCTGCCCCCGCCGAAGGCGGGAGGTCGGCCCCGGCTCACTCGGGCCGCGCCGTCCGGCGCCCCCGTGCTGGCCCGCCACGTCGCGGGGCGCGGGCCATCGCCGAGCCACCCGCGTGTGTCTGGGCGCAGCTGGTCGCTCTGAGCAGCGCACAGGAAAGCCGCCCGAGAGAGAAGAGGCGCGGAGCCGCCACCGCCGCTGCCACTCCAGCGGCCGCGGAGCCAGAGCCGCCGCCGCTTCGGGAGGCCGCCGCTACAAGCCTCGAGGTGGGGCGCCGGGTGGACCAGCCTAGGGGCGGGTCCTCCAAGTGCCGGGCCCGCCCCCGCCCGGGCTTTAAAGGAGCCGCATCCCGCAGCCACCTCGGGGCACCCCGGGGCTGCGGTCCTATGGGGCACGTTGTAAGCACCACATCGTCTGCTCGCTCACACTCCGTTATTCCCCTTCCCTTGCTGCCcaatcttccccccccccccccccccccggcaggaCAGGCAGCCGGGAGATTCCCCCTTCTCCATACTGAGTTGTCTCTTCTTATCCTGCGTGGGGAGACCCTTTCTAAAGCTTCCAAGCGTGGGAAACCGTGGCCTTGCACTCAGTGACACTTCAAGTGCTGCCTCTGCCTTTTCATAGTTATATGTGACTTTGAGTTCTCTGTAAACCGCAGTTTTCTTTCCTGTGAATCCGCCAGGAATCCTGTAAAAATTAACAACACACTTTTTGCACATGTTCTGCTTATGGGTCACAATGCACACCTGACCTCATAGCCTCTTCTGGGCTCTCCCTTTCCCAGATGTGGAAGCAAAGGCTCAGACAGGAGTGACATGTCCAAGGACATAGAGCTATTAAGTGTTACATTTGTGATTGTCTGTTTCCAACCTCGCTACATTCCCTGAGCTCCCCTCCCAGAGGTGTTGTTACCCCATCATCCAGGAGGCCCTGCTCTCTAGGGTAACCCCTCAACACCTCCAGGACCCGCTTAGAAACTGCTTCCCACAGGACTCTAACACCCcagtctccccttccctcctgtcctctgaGCTCCCTCCGTGCAGAGCTTGCTCTGAATTCTCTGTCCAGAGAGCCAGCAGTTCTTCAGTGCTGTCTGCACCAGCAGCCCACAGGCCCCAGAGAGACCCGTTCTCCTTCCTGTGCCTGCAGAGCCAAGGGCGATGTGCAGCGGCACCTCACGTACAGGCTCTTCTCACGGCACCACTATCAGGATGATACCAGATTATTCCTCCTGCTGCTTCCGTGGGCTGCACCTAATCcgtggggagagggaggactgCCCTTCTCATGGCACAGATGGAACCACCAAGGCAGGGCACCCTGCAGTAACCGTGAGTCCCCCGGGATATGGTCCAGCGTTTCTGGGACAGCTAACCGTAAATGAATGAGGTAGGAGATTGTGCCCCCTTACTGCCCACCCCGCCCACCTGTACACACCCAGGTTGGGACGGTGTTTCTGAGGAGCTGGGGTTGTGGGGGCTCCTTAGGTTCCCAGAGCACCTCAGCTCAATATCTTCCATGGTTCCTGGGTAGCTCTGT is a window of Desmodus rotundus isolate HL8 chromosome 1, HLdesRot8A.1, whole genome shotgun sequence DNA encoding:
- the FZD9 gene encoding frizzled-9; its protein translation is MAVRPLRPALLLWQLLAAGGAALEIGRFDPERGRGPPPCQAVEIPMCRGIGYNLTRMPNLLGHTSQGEAAAELTEFAPLVQYGCHSHLRFFLCSLYAPMCTDQVSTPIPACRPMCEQARLRCAPIMEQFNFGWPDSLDCARLPTRNDPHALCMEAPENATAGPAEPHKGLGMLPVAPRPARPPGDAAPGLGGGGTCENPEKFQYVEKSRSCAPRCGPGVEVFWSRRDKDFALVWMAVWSALCFFSTAFTVLTFLLEPHRFQYPERPIIFLSMCYNVYSLAFLIRAVAGAQSVACDQEAGALYVIQEGLENTGCTLVFLLLYYFGMASSLWWVVLTLTWFLAAGKKWGHEAIEAHGSYFHMAAWGLPALKTIIILTLRKVAGDELTGLCYVASMDAAALTGFVLVPLSCYLVLGTSFLLTGFVALFHIRKIMKTGGTNTEKLEKLMVKIGVFSILYTVPATCVIVCYVYERLNMDFWRLRATEQPCSPASMPGGRRDCSLQGGSVPTVAVFMLKIFMSLVVGITSGVWVWSSKTFQTWQSLCHRKMAAGRARAKACRAPGGYGRGTHCHYKAPTVVLHMTKTDPSLENPTHL